A genome region from Populus alba chromosome 3, ASM523922v2, whole genome shotgun sequence includes the following:
- the LOC118062911 gene encoding polygalacturonase QRT3 — MIMIIMGLASLFIVHVNGENSLSFDHQKLSTDGHYDDQMQNMKAFKHSLLTRRQLVTPTISSSPAPAPQAMNQPPGSRLHVYEVTSYGADPTGKLDSTEALLKAITDAFNGPSEGFLMKGIANLGGAYINLQGGNYRISKPLRLPAAGVGNLMISGGTLTASDDFPTDGYLIDLSASSSSSSYNYEYITIKDLMLDCNYRGGGISVINSLRTSIDNCYITHFNTEGILVQDGHETYIRNSFLGQHITAGGDPGERNFSGTAISLMGNDNAVTDVVIFSAAIGVMISGQANTLSGVHCYNKATGFGGTGIYLKLPGLTQTRIVNCYLDYSGIVAEDPVQLTISSSFFLGDAYILFKSVKGLAKGINIVDNMFSGSNKGIEIVQLDQSKGPFKQIDQVVVDRNNVNGMNLKATVAKGSVQGNGTSWTVDFSPVLLFPNLIDHVQYSVSSSGALFPSHALRNVSENRVVIESDVAVPASVFVTVDQGVSS, encoded by the exons ATGATCATGATTATTATGGGGTTGGCTAGTTTGTTCATAGTTCATGTCAATGGAGAGAATTCTCTTTCATTTGATCATCAAAAACTCTCTACCGATGGTCACTATGATGACCAAATGCAAAATATGAAAGCTTTTAAGCACTCTTTGCTAACTCGTCGACAATTGGTCACTCCCACAATCTCTTCCTCTCCAGCTCCGGCACCACAG GCTATGAATCAGCCACCTGGTTCTCGTCTACATGTATATGAGGTTACATCATACGGTGCAGATCCAACAGGGAAATTAGACAGTACAGAAGCCCTTCTAAAAGCTATAACAGATGCATTTAATGGCCCCAGTGAAGGGTTCTTGATGAAGGGAATCGCTAATCTTGGAGGTGCTTACATTAATCTTCAAGGTGGTAATTACAGGATCAGCAAACCTCTGCGATTGCCGGCTGCTGGAGTTGGAAACCTTATG ATTAGTGGAGGGACATTAACAGCCTCAGATGACTTCCCAACAGATGGATATCTTATTGATTTATCAGcttcgtcgtcgtcgtcgtcctATAACTACGAGTATATAACTATCAAAGACCTCATGCTGGACTGCAATTATAGGGGTGGAGGCATTTCAGTTATAAACTCACTCAGGACCAGCATAGATAATTGTTATATTACACATTTCAATACTGAAGGGATTTTAGTCCAAGATGGCCATGAAACCTATATCCGCAACTCCTTCCTTGGCCAGCACATCACCGCAGGTGGTGATCCGGGAGAAAGAAACTTTTCAGGCACTGCAATTAGCTTAATGGGAAATGATAATGCTGTCACAGATGTGGTCATTTTCTCAGCTGCTATAGGAGTAATGATTTCAGGTCAGGCGAACACGCTCTCTGGTGTACATTGCTATAATAAGGCAACAGGTTTTGGAGGTACTGGGATTTATTTGAAGCTGCCTGGTTTGACACAGACCCGGATTGTGAATTGTTACTTGGATTACTCCGGCATTGTTGCCGAGGACCCAGTGCAGCTAACGATCTCTAGCAGTTTTTTCCTTGGTGATGCATACATCCTATTTAAATCAGTCAAAGGTTTGGCAAAGGGAATCAACATTGTTGACAACATGTTTTCTGGATCTAATAAGGGGATCGAGATTGTTCAGTTGGACCAATCAAAAGGGCCTTTTAAGCAAATTGACCAAGTTGTGGTGGACAGGAATAATGTCAACGGGATGAATCTGAAGGCAACAGTTGCAAAAGGCTCCGTGCAAGGGAATGGCACTTCATGGACTGTAGACTTTAGTCCAGTGCTCTTGTTTCCTAACCTTATTGATCATGTACAGTACTCAGTGAGTTCAAGTGGCGCATTGTTTCCTAGCCATGCTTTAAGGAATGTTTCAGAAAACCGTGTTGTGATTGAGTCCGATGTCGCCGTGCCTGCAAGCGTTTTCGTCACCGTGGATCAGGGAGTATCAAGCTGA